A window of Mucilaginibacter sp. PAMC 26640 contains these coding sequences:
- a CDS encoding ketol-acid reductoisomerase has translation MAKLNFGGSEENVVTREEFPLAKAQDVLKNETVAVIGYGVQGPGQALNQKDNGINVIVGQRKNSKSWDKAVSDGFVPGETLFEIEEALEKGTIICYLLSDAAQIALWPTVKKHLTPGKALYFSHGFGITFKEQTGIVPPADVDVFLVAPKGSGTSLRRMFLQGRGLNSSYAIFQDATGKAFERVIALGIAVGSGYLFETDFKKEVYSDLTGERGTLMGCIQGIFAAQYDVLRANGHSPSESFNETVEELTQSLMPLVAENGMDWMYANCSTTAQRGALDWWKKFRDATKPVFEELYNSVATGVESQKSIDSNSKSDYREKLDAELAELRESELWQAGKTVRSLRPENQAVEA, from the coding sequence ATGGCAAAACTAAATTTCGGCGGTAGTGAAGAAAATGTAGTAACCCGCGAGGAGTTCCCTTTAGCAAAAGCTCAGGATGTATTAAAAAACGAAACAGTAGCTGTAATTGGCTACGGTGTTCAGGGTCCGGGCCAGGCGCTCAATCAAAAAGATAATGGCATAAACGTAATTGTTGGCCAGCGTAAAAATTCAAAATCATGGGATAAAGCGGTTAGCGATGGCTTTGTACCCGGCGAAACTCTTTTTGAAATTGAGGAAGCACTTGAAAAAGGAACCATCATTTGCTACCTGCTAAGCGATGCCGCACAAATTGCGTTATGGCCAACCGTTAAAAAACACTTAACCCCGGGTAAAGCACTTTACTTTTCTCATGGTTTTGGTATTACATTTAAAGAGCAGACCGGCATTGTCCCTCCTGCAGATGTGGATGTATTTTTGGTTGCACCTAAAGGTTCGGGCACTTCATTGCGCCGTATGTTCCTGCAGGGTCGTGGCTTAAACTCTAGCTACGCAATCTTCCAGGATGCTACCGGTAAGGCTTTTGAGCGTGTAATCGCTTTGGGTATTGCTGTGGGCAGCGGTTACCTGTTCGAAACAGATTTCAAAAAAGAGGTATATAGCGATTTAACCGGCGAGCGTGGCACGCTGATGGGCTGTATCCAGGGAATCTTTGCTGCACAATACGATGTATTGCGCGCTAACGGTCACTCACCGTCTGAGTCTTTCAACGAAACAGTTGAAGAGCTTACCCAATCGTTAATGCCATTGGTTGCAGAAAATGGTATGGACTGGATGTACGCCAACTGCTCTACCACTGCACAACGCGGTGCTTTAGACTGGTGGAAAAAATTCCGTGACGCTACAAAACCTGTTTTTGAAGAATTATACAATAGCGTAGCAACCGGTGTTGAATCACAAAAATCTATCGACAGCAACAGTAAATCCGATTACCGCGAAAAACTGGATGCTGAATTAGCTGAATTACGCGAA